A window of the Streptomyces sp. NBC_00454 genome harbors these coding sequences:
- a CDS encoding GlxA family transcriptional regulator has product MSELRAERTPPAGAPRGSGEGGRHLVAVLALPGFPPFELGIPSRVFGSAVDESGEALYEVVVCTADGGPVPSDSGFVLQPAAGPEALAAADTVIVPPTHAMPELVLGGPLPPEVAAAIAGIRPGARLVSICTGSYVLAAAGLLDGRPATTHWNLAPEFRRAYPRVRVDEDVLFVDDGDVLTSAGVSAGVDLCLHLIRRDHGVAVTNRAARMCVVPPWRDGGQAQYIDRPVPEPTVATTTATRAWALERLAEPIALAELAAHARMSLRTFTRRFRDEVGMTPVQWLTAQRLEIARNLLESSDLPVDLVAHRSGFGSANSLRQHMRSALGISPIGYRRTFRMTPEVIDRAAAG; this is encoded by the coding sequence ATGAGTGAGCTGCGAGCGGAACGGACGCCACCGGCCGGGGCGCCCCGGGGGAGCGGCGAGGGCGGCAGGCACCTGGTCGCGGTGCTCGCCCTGCCCGGATTCCCGCCGTTCGAGCTGGGAATCCCCTCCCGGGTCTTCGGCAGCGCCGTGGACGAGTCCGGCGAGGCCCTGTACGAGGTCGTCGTCTGCACCGCCGACGGCGGCCCCGTGCCCAGCGACTCCGGCTTCGTCCTCCAGCCTGCCGCCGGGCCCGAGGCCCTCGCCGCCGCCGACACGGTGATCGTCCCGCCCACCCACGCCATGCCCGAGCTGGTCCTCGGCGGTCCGCTGCCGCCCGAGGTCGCGGCCGCCATCGCCGGCATCCGCCCCGGCGCCCGCCTGGTCTCGATCTGCACCGGCTCCTACGTGCTCGCCGCCGCCGGGCTCCTCGACGGCCGCCCCGCGACCACGCACTGGAACCTCGCCCCCGAGTTCCGCCGGGCCTACCCCCGGGTCCGCGTCGACGAGGACGTCCTCTTCGTCGACGACGGCGACGTCCTGACCTCCGCCGGGGTCTCGGCCGGGGTCGACCTGTGCCTGCACCTGATCCGCCGCGACCACGGCGTCGCCGTCACCAACCGGGCCGCCCGCATGTGCGTCGTACCGCCCTGGCGGGACGGCGGCCAGGCCCAGTACATCGACCGCCCGGTCCCCGAACCCACCGTCGCCACGACCACCGCCACCCGTGCCTGGGCCCTGGAGCGCCTCGCCGAGCCGATCGCCCTGGCCGAGCTGGCCGCCCACGCCCGGATGAGCCTGCGCACCTTCACCCGGCGCTTCCGCGACGAGGTGGGCATGACCCCGGTGCAGTGGCTCACCGCCCAACGCCTCGAAATCGCCCGCAACTTGCTGGAGTCCAGCGACCTCCCCGTCGACCTGGTCGCCCACCGCTCCGGCTTCGGCTCCGCCAACTCCCTGCGCCAGCACATGCGTTCCGCCCTCGGCATCTCCCCGATCGGCTACCGCCGCACCTTCCGCATGACCCCGGAGGTAATCGACCGCGCGGCGGCCGGCTGA